The Cryptococcus gattii WM276 chromosome B, complete sequence genome has a segment encoding these proteins:
- a CDS encoding Hypothetical Protein (Similar to TIGR gene model, INSD accession AAW41828.1), whose protein sequence is MAPPAKPASTPKRKPFTPRPPRPAEERLPKLYRALTDQVDDGYFENAIKTCKKILAVDASSQTAFQTLLFLHLQTDDYTSALSLLDHPSHEGSLDFERAYCLYRLHREKEALEVLKGLNEKGRKMDHLEAQILYRLGEYSQAQEIYENMLANGDASSPEHADIVTNLSATTAHLEFDAHGYHSHLSTTISSTSQTPMNAADLENIVPSLPTGWSTGGLAATVEKKTAAVKAPEEKNKRSRPRHKLPKGAVAGNEFTEDPERWIPLRQRLSYITAQSKKKGAKESMGTGFTQGSTGGHSAGSGAGGKNKKGKRK, encoded by the exons ATGGCCCCACCTGCAAAGCCTGCCTCGACGCCCAAGCGCAAACCATTCACTCCCAGGCCTCCCCGGCCAGCAGAGGAACGATTGCCTAAACTGTATCGTGCTTTGACGGACCAAGTGGATGATGGGTATTTTGAAAACGCCATCAAGACCTGTAAGAAGA TTTTGGCCGTTGACGCTTCAAGCCAAACTGCCTTCCAGACCCTTTTGTTCCTGCACCTTCAAACCGACGATTACACTTCCGCGCTCTCGCTTCTTGACCATCCCTCTCATGAAGGATCGCTTGATTTTGAAAGAGCATATTGCTTGTACAGACTCCATagggagaaagaggcaCTGGAGGTCTTGAAGGGGTTGAATGAGAAGGGCCGTAAAATGGACCATTTAGAGGCGCAAATC TTATACCGACTAGGCGAATACAGCCAAGCTCAAGAGATTTACGAGAACATGCTTGCCAACGGCGATGCT TCATCACCAGAGCACGCTGACATTGTCACCAATCTATCCGCCACCACAGCACACCTCGAATTTGACGCTCACGGATATCATTCTCACCTCTCCACTACCATTTCTTCCACATCTCAAACTCCGATGAACGCTGCAGACCTTGAGAATATTGTGCCTTCTTTGCCTACTGGTTGGTCGACGGGTGGTCTGGCAGCTACGGTGGAAAAGAAAACGGCAGCAGTCAAGGCCCCAGAAGAAAAGAATAAGAGGAGTAGACCCAGGCATAAGCTACCTAAAGGGGCGGTTGCTGGAAACGAATTCACAGAAGAT CCTGAAAGATGGATTCCTCTACGCCAGAGATTGTCATACATTACTGCTCaaagcaaaaagaagggCGCCAAGGAGAGTATGGGTACGGGCTTCACTCAGGGAAGTACTGGTGGCCACTCTGCAGGCAGTGGCGCTGGCGGAAAGAATAAGAAGGGTAAAAGAAAATAA